The Pelodiscus sinensis isolate JC-2024 chromosome 30, ASM4963464v1, whole genome shotgun sequence genome has a window encoding:
- the LOC102455260 gene encoding olfactory receptor 5V1-like — MEMEERRNQTPITEFVLLGFGTGPELQPLLFLLFLMIYFATVAGNILIVLLVVADRHLHTPMYYLLGNLSCLETCYASTILPRMLASLLTRDRTISVKGCLVQLCIFGNMAAIENLLLTAMSYDRYLAICHPLRYAALMNGRVCGQLVAGAWISSFPFCTMVNIFLFQLTFCDSNEIDHFFCDFTPVVKVSCSDTRTLQLVTLINSSIVTLVPCLLTLMSYLCIITTILRIPSTRGRQKAFSTCSSHLFVVIIFYVTLIAVYVAPTTNTPKILHKLFSVFYTVLTPLINPIIYSLRNKEVKESLRKALLKLAAVRNRHRR, encoded by the coding sequence ATGGAGATGGAGGAAAGAAGAAACCAAACACCCATCACCGAATTCGTCCTCTTGGGGTTTGGGACTGGCCcagaactgcagcccctcctcttcctgctgtttctgaTGATCTATTTTGCAACCGTGGCTGGGAATATTCTTATTGTTCTGCTAGTGGTGGCTGATCGGcatcttcacacccccatgtactaccTCCTGGGCAACTTGTCCTGCTTGGAGACTTGCTATGCATCAACTATCCTGCCCAGAATGCTGGCCAGTCTCCTGACTAGGGACAGGACCATCTCTGTTAAGGGCTGCCTGGTGCAACTATGTATCTTTGGTAACATGGCAGCGATAGAAAATCTGCTGCTCACAGCCATGTCGTACGACCGGTATCTAGCCATATGCCACCCCCTCCGCTACGCTGCCCTCATGAATGGCCGGGTGTGTGGCCAGCTCGTAGCAGGGGCCTGGATCAGCAGTTTTCCTTTCTGCACCATGGTCAATATTTTCTTGTTCCAATTAACGTTCTGTGATTCCAATGAAATtgaccatttcttctgtgatttTACACCTGTGGTAAAGGTGTCCTGTAGTGACACCCGGACACTGCAACTGGTGACATTAATTAACTCTTCCATAGTGACCCTGGTACCCTGTCTCCTGACCCTGATGTCCTACCTTTGCATCATCACCAccatcctgagaatcccttccactagagggaggcaaaaggccttttccacttGCTCTTCCCACCTCTTTGTGGTGATAATTTTCTATGTGACTCTCATTGCTGTCTACGTGGCTCCAACAACCAACACTCCCAAGATCCTACATAAACTATTCTCTGTCTTCTACACAGTCCTAACTCCCCTGATCAATCccatcatctacagcctgagaaacaaggaggtcaaagagtccctgagaaaagctcttctgaaattggctgctgtcagaaacAGGCACAGAAGGTGA